One Aegilops tauschii subsp. strangulata cultivar AL8/78 chromosome 7, Aet v6.0, whole genome shotgun sequence genomic window carries:
- the LOC109786314 gene encoding E3 ubiquitin-protein ligase WAV3-like, with the protein MMFADDENPAPLNKGSTKGLVKIKKPAYSRDDVSLKADEVTAVVELNAAPSAVVREGLDLVVVLDVSGSMAAEKLVSMKQAMQFVIMKLTPVDRLSIVTCNNSAKRHCALRSMTVDAQKELKAMVDGLEAYGGTNIKSGLETARAIFAARNIVKSRSANVFLLSDGQQTANEATDVDLGSAGVYTFGLGKDSDHKLLSDIAKKSPGGTFSTVVDGSNLTKPFAQMLGGLLTVVAQDVRLILTPKKADGLKDMVVPEDTDYTKTTDAAGVITIHFGTLFSGESRKVTVKMTLSECAVGTTRHDAVLAEAQHSYSAQSIVQGLQTPENLKIFRTPNPATVAGSKARWVLAELARRRQAEAIRKAMALADTGDLDGARYLLVDAQNALEDVLLDDGQKLIDSLRAELVQLIKLMASKQLYEAQGRPYALASDTSHARQRFADRGDVTDTVRLFATPRMDTYLEQAKQFDKDPTKPLPSAADDVKEEIAANPMAAFSSELAFYLRNAIEALQAIEKMVAAPTATA; encoded by the exons ATGATGTTCGCCGACGATGAGAACCCTGCTCCCTTGAACAAAG GGAGCACCAAGGGGCTAGTAAAGATCAAGAAGCCGGCGTACAGCAGGGACGACGTGTCGCTGAAGGCCGACGAGGTGACGGCGGTGGTAGAGCTGAACGCCGCGCCCAGCGCCGTGGTGAGGGAGGGGCTGgacctggtggtggtgctggatGTGAGCGGCAGCATGGCGGCGGAGAAGCTTGTCAGCATGAAGCAGGCGATGCAGTTCGTGATCATGAAGCTCACCCCCGTGGACCGTCTCTCCATCGTCACCTGCAACAACAGCGCCAAAAGGCACTGCGCGCTGCGCTCCATGACGGTGGATGCCCAGAAGGAGCTCAAGGCCATGGTCGACGGCCTGGAGGCCTATGGCGGGACCAACATCAAGAGTGGCCTCGAGACGGCGCGGGCAATCTTCGCCGCCCGCAACATCGTAAAATCCCGCAGCGCCAACGTCTTCCTCTTGTCCGACGGCCAGCAGACCGCCAACGAAGCCACGGATGTGGATCTTGGCAGCGCGGGAGTCTACACGTTCGGTCTCGGCAAGGACTCAGATCACAAG CTGCTCAGCGACATCGCCAAGAAATCCCCCGGCGGGACGTTCAGCACCGTGGTGGACGGGTCGAACCTGACCAAGCCCTTCGCCCAGATGCTGGGTGGCCTCCTCACCGTGGTCGCGCAGGACGTGCGGCTCATCCTCACACCCAAGAAAGCGGACGGCCTGAAGGATATGGTGGTGCCCGAAGACACCGACTACACCAAGACCACGGACGCCGCCGGCGTCATCACCATCCACTTCGGCACCCTCTTCAGCGGAGAGTCGCGCAAGGTCACCGTCAAGATGACGCTCTCGGAGTGCGCCGTCGGCACGACGCGCCATGACGCGGTCTTGGCCGAGGCCCAACACAGCTACAGCGCCCAGTCGATTGTGCAGGGTCTCCAAACCCCCGAGAACCTCAAGATCTTCCGCACCCCGAACCCAGCCACCGTCGCCGGCAGCAAGGCGCGTTGGGTGCTGGCCGAgctggcgcggcggcggcaggccgAGGCGATCAGGAAGGCCATGGCCCTGGCGGACACCGGTGACCTCGACGGGGCACGCTACTTGCTTGTAGACGCGCAGAATGCACTGGAGGACGTCTTGCTGGACGATGGCCAGAAGCTGATCGACTCGCTCCGCGCCGAGCTCGTGCAGCTCATCAAGCTCATGGCCTCCAAGCAACTCTACGAGGCGCAGGGCCGCCCCTACGCGCTCGCCTCCGATACCTCCCATGCCCGCCAGCGGTTCGCTGACAGGGGCGACGTCACGGACACCGTCCGCCTCTTCGCCACGCCGCGCATGGACACGTACCTCGAGCAGGCCAAGCAGTTCGACAAGGACCCCACCAAGCCGCTGCCCTCCGCCGCCGATGACGTCAAGGAAGAGATCGCCGCCAACCCCATGGCCGCCTTCTCCTCCGAGCTCGCCTTTTACCTCCGGAACGCAATCGAGGCTCTGCAGGCCATCGAGAAGATGGTCGCCGCCCCCACCGCCACCGCCTAG